Within the Musa acuminata AAA Group cultivar baxijiao chromosome BXJ2-9, Cavendish_Baxijiao_AAA, whole genome shotgun sequence genome, the region GTGGGGATGGCAAGAAGAAGGGTTTTGCCTTGCGAGAGACTCCCAGCTTGGTTTGTTGTCATCTTTATTATTCCAGAATTCTTTTCGGGGAAAAAAGTTTGATATTCGTGCTTATGAGATCTGGAATTCACAATCATAGGTTTACCCCAATGCCTGTGGGGTGATAATAACCAAAAAGACGAGAGTTTGCTGTCTACGCTGGGAGATCAAACTCCGATTAAAGATTGCAGAGATCTAggcgttgatgtcatgcatacatCAGGTACACTACTTCTGCTTGTCCCTCAGACTGTTTCAATGTCCTATTTTGACGATAGAAAGGTGATATCAGATAAGGCAAAGaaggttgtggaggaaggacaagAAGCATCCCGAGGCAAAAGGCGTCGGATTTTACAGTTTACTTCTGATGCCGATGGTACCACAGCTGACAACGAGCAGCTGTCGGCTCCAGTGCCAATTTCTAAGGTCATTAATTCAACAATATTAATTACTTTAGTTCTTGGAAATTTGTTCTGATCATACTAAAGGATCTACTTCCTTGGGTTGCAATTGAGTTTCAGGAGGATTCAATGGTGGACGATGGTTGCCCAAAGGATTCACAGTATAATCCCATCTGCAGTTCAGGTTTCTCTTTTTGTCTACCTTGGATTTCAGCTTTACCCGATGCGGATATGTTCCTAGTCATTCTCATTAAGAAATATATCTCAGATGATGTGCTTCTGTTTAGCAATGAAGTCTTGGATCAGTCATCGGATGAGTGGTTGGAGTACTTCAATGATAGTGAGATGTACTGCAGCTCTAGTGAAATGTCTGTTCTTTCTATGCTTGATGTTTTTGCTGCTTTGTCCTTTTTCAGTCCATAACCTGAGGTTGTATTTCATGACAGATCTTCCAGCAAAAATGATCATGCCAAATCCATTGCCCAAGGAAATGTTTCAGGTCAGTGTAGAACCTGTGAGTTTTGCTGATGTGATCTTTTTTTGCGATATGTTTTTAACAATCAACAAAATGGATACCATGTTTCAGAAATCAAATGCTGTTATCAACATATATAGACAGAAATTACTTGGTAATACTTTCAACTGCTCCTTTGTTCTCTCTAGATTTCTGCAATATGGAACCCGATACAACGACTAATCGCATGCTGGAAATGCCTAATGCTGCTACTCCTAAGATTTCCAAAGGTACGTGTTGCTTAACGAACTCGGTTTGTGTTCAATCACTAGGTTTTTCTTTCTGTGCTTGATCATCCCTGCCATTATAATAAATTTCCTTACTGTTCTTTCAGGTACAGAATCCTGCATCAATTCTCCAACAAAGTTGACTACGTTTGTTGCCTATCCTTTTACCCTCATAAAACCATGTCAACTTCAAGGGCACTTGACTTTGAACGATATAAATCAGCGAATTCATGCTCCACCATCATCGAGATCAAGAGACAAGAAGGATGATAAACCAACCTTTGTTTATCCAACAAAGTTGACTACCTCTGTCGCCTATCCTTTTACGCTCGTAAGACCATGTCAAGTTCAAGGGCACTTGACTTTGAACGATATAAATCAGCGAATTCACGCTCCATCGCCATCAAGATCAAGAAACAAAAAGGATGAGTAGGTGgcttccttttaacaatacaagcGAACAGTGTGGCAAGGCATCACCAAGATCCTCACTACCAATGGCTGCTGACCACATAGGTCCATTCTAAACTATGTTGTGTGCGTGGCATCCCAATGATTCTTTGTTTCTGTTGGGCTTATGATAAATTTTGGGTGGC harbors:
- the LOC103996695 gene encoding uncharacterized protein LOC103996695 isoform X3, whose translation is MDFQSSSGYSVSSSNIDMWGWQEEGFCLARDSQLGLPQCLWGDNNQKDESLLSTLGDQTPIKDCRDLGVDVMHTSDKAKKVVEEGQEASRGKRRRILQFTSDADGTTADNEQLSAPVPISKEDSMVDDGCPKDSQYNPICSSAMKSWISHRMSGWSTSMIVRCTAALVKYLPAKMIMPNPLPKEMFQISAIWNPIQRLIACWKCLMLLLLRFPKVQNPASILQQS
- the LOC103996695 gene encoding protein XRI1 isoform X1 codes for the protein MDFQSSSGYSVSSSNIDMWGWQEEGFCLARDSQLGLPQCLWGDNNQKDESLLSTLGDQTPIKDCRDLGVDVMHTSDKAKKVVEEGQEASRGKRRRILQFTSDADGTTADNEQLSAPVPISKEDSMVDDGCPKDSQYNPICSSDDVLLFSNEVLDQSSDEWLEYFNDSEMYCSSSEISSSKNDHAKSIAQGNVSDFCNMEPDTTTNRMLEMPNAATPKISKGTESCINSPTKLTTFVAYPFTLIKPCQLQGHLTLNDINQRIHAPPSSRSRDKKDDKPTFVYPTKLTTSVAYPFTLVRPCQVQGHLTLNDINQRIHAPSPSRSRNKKDE
- the LOC103996695 gene encoding protein XRI1 isoform X2 gives rise to the protein MDFQSSSGYSVSSSNIDMWGWQEEGFCLARDSQLGLPQCLWGDNNQKDESLLSTLGDQTPIKDCRDLGVDVMHTSDKAKKVVEEGQEASRGKRRRILQFTSDADGTTADNEQLSAPVPISKEDSMVDDGCPKDSQYNPICSSDDVLLFSNEVLDQSSDEWLEYFNDSEISSSKNDHAKSIAQGNVSDFCNMEPDTTTNRMLEMPNAATPKISKGTESCINSPTKLTTFVAYPFTLIKPCQLQGHLTLNDINQRIHAPPSSRSRDKKDDKPTFVYPTKLTTSVAYPFTLVRPCQVQGHLTLNDINQRIHAPSPSRSRNKKDE
- the LOC103996695 gene encoding uncharacterized protein LOC103996695 isoform X4 gives rise to the protein MDFQSSSGYSVSSSNIDMWGWQEEGFCLARDSQLGLPQCLWGDNNQKDESLLSTLGDQTPIKDCRDLGVDVMHTSDKAKKVVEEGQEASRGKRRRILQFTSDADGTTADNEQLSAPVPISKEDSMVDDGCPKDSQYNPICSSAMKSWISHRMSGWSTSMIVRYLPAKMIMPNPLPKEMFQISAIWNPIQRLIACWKCLMLLLLRFPKVQNPASILQQS